A genomic window from Punica granatum isolate Tunisia-2019 chromosome 2, ASM765513v2, whole genome shotgun sequence includes:
- the LOC116196470 gene encoding uncharacterized protein LOC116196470 isoform X1: protein MQHSDQDQRSLGIEDTSITVEFLRARLLAERSVSKSARQRADELAERVAELEEQLRIVSLQRKKAEKATVDVLAILEAHGMSDMSDSFYWSSDQEETPRGQKVRGSGSKKAEGSVNSIERSEPEKFSASELEPSSMPGRSLSWKGRRDPSRSVEKSKDSPIRRRSSFASASSSSKHRLGKSCRQIKRREQRLEAAKFGDDSSAKADSQNDGGESEAGMETSRVDSGLQEQNESLEAAVLSHSGDEFGAEREMERALEHQAQLIGQYKDMEKAQREWEEKYRENNSSTAESCDPGNHSDITDEREEMKSQSPYSHQSVTIRPEDSTLKLPSTCNGFSETHASHEFVETSRGDKKADFQVQEGPISSPPCDPMEQKSSALASDGPSKQETPEKILAQGSETSGKQMEPHALVPHQTSDRVGSLLDTLQQAKSLLQKEITQVPPVGFGGAGKAIEPSFRDPGPTYKANIPRGCPGLFRLPTDFMPEPTRGNFPFFSSSSGLSSRSSLTGYFPDNRALLGSDDRFAVGRCIDSRPMSLSLDDRFLSNQFMDFASRTIPPNPRLDPQLNSVAPTSYTSYPQYPSYPNLVPRQPSNGGYFPRLDSNMASAVPPSDDFHIRGDISGSKMMYR, encoded by the exons ATGCAGCACAGTGATCAAGATCAGAG AAGTTTGGGCATTGAAGATACATCAATCACTGTTGAATTCCTCCGGGCAAGGCTATTGGCTGAGAGATCTGTGTCAAAATCAGCAAGGCAGAGAGCTGATGAATTGGCCGAAAGG GTGGCTGAGCTGGAGGAACAGCTGAGGATTGTGTCTCTCCAGAGAAAGAAGGCCGAGAAAGCAACAGTAGATGTTCTCGCAATACTGGAGGCTCATGGAATGAGCGATATGTCCGACTCATTCTATTGGAGCTCTGATCAGGAAGAGACACCTCGTGGACAGAAAGTGAGGGGCAGTGGTTCCAAGAAAGCAGAGGGCTCTGTCAACTCAATAGAGAGGAGCGAACCAGAGAAGTTCTCGGCCTCTGAGCTTGAGCCTTCGTCAATGCCAGGTAGAAGCTTATCCTGGAAGGGCCGAAGGGATCCTTCGCGTTCTGTCGAGAAGTCTAAGGATTCTCCAATTAGAAGAAGGAGCAGCTTCGCGTCAGCCAGCTCGTCTTCGAAACATCGGCTGGGTAAATCGTGCCGTCAGATAAAGCGAAGGGAGCAGAG ATTAGAAGCCGCCAAGTTTGGGGATGACTCTTCTGCTAAGGCTGATTCTCAGAACGATGGAGGTGAGTCCGAGGCTGGGATGGAAACCTCAAGAGTCGACTCAGGACTGCAGGAACAGAATGAATCACTTGAGGCTGCAGTCTTGAGTCATTCGGGAGATGAGTTTGGAGCAGAAAGAGAAATGGAGAGGGCACTTGAACATCAGGCTCAACTGATAGGCCAATACAAGGACATGGAGAAGGCACAGAGAGAGTGGGAGGAGAAGTACCGAGAAAATAACAGCAGTACAGCG GAATCCTGTGACCCTGGAAACCACTCCGATATAACCGATGAGAGGGAAGAGATGAAGTCTCAATCTCCATATTCTCATCAGAGTGTTACAATTCGGCCTGAAGATTCCACATTGAAACTCCCATCCACATGTAATGGCTTCTCTGAGACCCATGCCTCCCACGAATTCGTGGAAACTTCCCGAGGTGATAAAAAGGCAGATTTTCAAGTCCAAGAGGGACCCATATCTTCACCTCCTTGTGATCCCATGGAGCAGAAATCATCAGCTCTTGCGTCAGACGGTCCAAGTAAACAGGAAACCCCAGAGAAGATCTTGGCACAAGGCTCTGAAACTTCGGGGAAGCAAATGGAGCCTCATGCCCTGGTGCCACATCAGACATCCGACCGAGTGGGCTCTTTGCTTGACACGCTTCAGCAGGCTAAGTCTCTACTACAAAAGGAAATAACTCAGGTTCCTCCTGTTGGGTTCGGAGGTGCTGGAAAAGCTATTGAACCATCTTTTCGTGATCCAGGTCCCACTTATAAAGCAAACATTCCTAGGGGCTGTCCGGGGCTTTTCAGGCTGCCCACGGATTTCATGCCAGAGCCTACCAGAGGTAACTTCCCATTCTTCAGTTCAAGTTCAGGCTTGAGTTCAAGATCAAGTTTAACCGGTTACTTTCCCGATAATAGAGCTTTGTTAGGTTCTGATGATCGATTTGCCGTTGGTCGTTGCATAGATAGTAGGCCTATGAGCTTATCTTTAGATGATAGATTTCTCTCCAACCAGTTCATGGACTTCGCATCAAGAACCATTCCTCCGAACCCCAGATTGGATCCTCAACTAAATTCTGTAGCTCCAACTTCTTACACCTCTTATCCGCAGTATCCTTCCTATCCCAACTTGGTACCTAGACAGCCCTCAAATGGAGGATATTTCCCGAGATTGGATTCAAACATGGCATCTGCAGTCCCACCTTCAGATGATTTCCACATCCGCGGTGATATTAGTGGATCGAAGATGATGTATAGATAg
- the LOC116196470 gene encoding uncharacterized protein LOC116196470 isoform X2, with protein sequence MQHSDQDQSLGIEDTSITVEFLRARLLAERSVSKSARQRADELAERVAELEEQLRIVSLQRKKAEKATVDVLAILEAHGMSDMSDSFYWSSDQEETPRGQKVRGSGSKKAEGSVNSIERSEPEKFSASELEPSSMPGRSLSWKGRRDPSRSVEKSKDSPIRRRSSFASASSSSKHRLGKSCRQIKRREQRLEAAKFGDDSSAKADSQNDGGESEAGMETSRVDSGLQEQNESLEAAVLSHSGDEFGAEREMERALEHQAQLIGQYKDMEKAQREWEEKYRENNSSTAESCDPGNHSDITDEREEMKSQSPYSHQSVTIRPEDSTLKLPSTCNGFSETHASHEFVETSRGDKKADFQVQEGPISSPPCDPMEQKSSALASDGPSKQETPEKILAQGSETSGKQMEPHALVPHQTSDRVGSLLDTLQQAKSLLQKEITQVPPVGFGGAGKAIEPSFRDPGPTYKANIPRGCPGLFRLPTDFMPEPTRGNFPFFSSSSGLSSRSSLTGYFPDNRALLGSDDRFAVGRCIDSRPMSLSLDDRFLSNQFMDFASRTIPPNPRLDPQLNSVAPTSYTSYPQYPSYPNLVPRQPSNGGYFPRLDSNMASAVPPSDDFHIRGDISGSKMMYR encoded by the exons ATGCAGCACAGTGATCAAGATCAGAG TTTGGGCATTGAAGATACATCAATCACTGTTGAATTCCTCCGGGCAAGGCTATTGGCTGAGAGATCTGTGTCAAAATCAGCAAGGCAGAGAGCTGATGAATTGGCCGAAAGG GTGGCTGAGCTGGAGGAACAGCTGAGGATTGTGTCTCTCCAGAGAAAGAAGGCCGAGAAAGCAACAGTAGATGTTCTCGCAATACTGGAGGCTCATGGAATGAGCGATATGTCCGACTCATTCTATTGGAGCTCTGATCAGGAAGAGACACCTCGTGGACAGAAAGTGAGGGGCAGTGGTTCCAAGAAAGCAGAGGGCTCTGTCAACTCAATAGAGAGGAGCGAACCAGAGAAGTTCTCGGCCTCTGAGCTTGAGCCTTCGTCAATGCCAGGTAGAAGCTTATCCTGGAAGGGCCGAAGGGATCCTTCGCGTTCTGTCGAGAAGTCTAAGGATTCTCCAATTAGAAGAAGGAGCAGCTTCGCGTCAGCCAGCTCGTCTTCGAAACATCGGCTGGGTAAATCGTGCCGTCAGATAAAGCGAAGGGAGCAGAG ATTAGAAGCCGCCAAGTTTGGGGATGACTCTTCTGCTAAGGCTGATTCTCAGAACGATGGAGGTGAGTCCGAGGCTGGGATGGAAACCTCAAGAGTCGACTCAGGACTGCAGGAACAGAATGAATCACTTGAGGCTGCAGTCTTGAGTCATTCGGGAGATGAGTTTGGAGCAGAAAGAGAAATGGAGAGGGCACTTGAACATCAGGCTCAACTGATAGGCCAATACAAGGACATGGAGAAGGCACAGAGAGAGTGGGAGGAGAAGTACCGAGAAAATAACAGCAGTACAGCG GAATCCTGTGACCCTGGAAACCACTCCGATATAACCGATGAGAGGGAAGAGATGAAGTCTCAATCTCCATATTCTCATCAGAGTGTTACAATTCGGCCTGAAGATTCCACATTGAAACTCCCATCCACATGTAATGGCTTCTCTGAGACCCATGCCTCCCACGAATTCGTGGAAACTTCCCGAGGTGATAAAAAGGCAGATTTTCAAGTCCAAGAGGGACCCATATCTTCACCTCCTTGTGATCCCATGGAGCAGAAATCATCAGCTCTTGCGTCAGACGGTCCAAGTAAACAGGAAACCCCAGAGAAGATCTTGGCACAAGGCTCTGAAACTTCGGGGAAGCAAATGGAGCCTCATGCCCTGGTGCCACATCAGACATCCGACCGAGTGGGCTCTTTGCTTGACACGCTTCAGCAGGCTAAGTCTCTACTACAAAAGGAAATAACTCAGGTTCCTCCTGTTGGGTTCGGAGGTGCTGGAAAAGCTATTGAACCATCTTTTCGTGATCCAGGTCCCACTTATAAAGCAAACATTCCTAGGGGCTGTCCGGGGCTTTTCAGGCTGCCCACGGATTTCATGCCAGAGCCTACCAGAGGTAACTTCCCATTCTTCAGTTCAAGTTCAGGCTTGAGTTCAAGATCAAGTTTAACCGGTTACTTTCCCGATAATAGAGCTTTGTTAGGTTCTGATGATCGATTTGCCGTTGGTCGTTGCATAGATAGTAGGCCTATGAGCTTATCTTTAGATGATAGATTTCTCTCCAACCAGTTCATGGACTTCGCATCAAGAACCATTCCTCCGAACCCCAGATTGGATCCTCAACTAAATTCTGTAGCTCCAACTTCTTACACCTCTTATCCGCAGTATCCTTCCTATCCCAACTTGGTACCTAGACAGCCCTCAAATGGAGGATATTTCCCGAGATTGGATTCAAACATGGCATCTGCAGTCCCACCTTCAGATGATTTCCACATCCGCGGTGATATTAGTGGATCGAAGATGATGTATAGATAg